From Streptomyces sp. NBC_00775, one genomic window encodes:
- a CDS encoding ABC transporter family substrate-binding protein, translating to MSHDGVGLRAVMRSVAFLTAGALAVPALTACSSEDAAGKPVAGQDIAPASRDLVADGGTLHWAVDAVPETLNTFQADADSATSRVVGAVLPSMYRLDRNGRPQINPDYLESAKVVETEPKQVVLYKLNQQAVWSDGREIGAADFAAQWRALSGKDTAYWTARNAGYDRIEKIERGKNNLEVRVTFSRPYADWKSLFSPLYPKDVMGTPDTFNDGARRKLKVTAGPFALKNVNRKDGEVRLTRNPRWWGRPTKLAEIDLVAVPRAERATALAAGKLDLAEIAPSEAERITLAGQDKGSTPLQGPGATITPAKALRSWARAYGSDDDAAGEETQARKKRRKAIAKYAGQQSALSGFVVRKSLEPIYTQLALNGSGGPLADERVRRAVARALDRQELAQVVLKPLGLPAVPVGSHLALSGQQAYADNSGALGGQDTAAAQALLTDAGWVPGGPVTEQKPDKAAGSQGKGAGSPGGKADSGDGSGDDGRYIVGEDNKPGEADREKKKDPKDHTGQHKNKHSGQHADEQAGKHLDGKQYSRQGGAQGAYAPQGTAAPAGAAANALAKDGKPLTLRFVVPSGTGSEPLRAVADRIAQMLQRIGIRTELNKVSDDSYFKDHIASGQYDLALYSWPASAFPATDARPIFAKPVPAADGSLSVEQNYTRVGTDQVDQLFDQAISTLDEDEERALVRKADARIWAAAGSIPLYQRPQLTAARTNLANTGAFGFQTPIYEDMGFLKKGANPSASPSQG from the coding sequence ATGTCCCACGACGGCGTCGGACTGCGCGCGGTGATGCGCTCGGTCGCGTTCCTCACCGCTGGCGCGCTCGCGGTACCCGCCCTCACCGCGTGCAGTTCGGAGGACGCGGCGGGCAAGCCCGTCGCCGGGCAGGACATCGCGCCCGCCTCCCGCGACCTGGTCGCCGACGGCGGCACCCTGCACTGGGCCGTGGACGCCGTACCGGAGACCCTGAACACATTCCAGGCCGACGCCGACTCCGCGACCTCGCGGGTCGTCGGCGCCGTACTGCCCTCGATGTACCGGCTCGACCGGAACGGGCGCCCGCAGATCAACCCCGACTACCTGGAGTCCGCGAAGGTCGTCGAGACCGAGCCCAAGCAGGTCGTGCTGTACAAGCTCAACCAGCAGGCGGTCTGGAGCGACGGCCGCGAGATCGGCGCCGCCGACTTCGCCGCCCAGTGGCGCGCCCTGTCCGGCAAGGACACCGCCTACTGGACGGCCCGCAACGCCGGCTACGACCGCATCGAGAAGATCGAGCGCGGGAAGAACAACCTGGAGGTCCGCGTCACCTTCAGCCGGCCCTACGCCGACTGGAAGTCGCTGTTCTCGCCGCTGTACCCGAAGGACGTCATGGGCACCCCGGACACCTTCAACGACGGGGCGAGAAGGAAACTGAAGGTCACCGCGGGACCCTTCGCGCTGAAGAACGTGAACCGCAAGGACGGCGAGGTCCGCCTCACCCGCAACCCGCGCTGGTGGGGCCGCCCCACCAAGCTCGCCGAGATCGATCTGGTCGCCGTCCCCCGCGCCGAGCGGGCCACCGCGCTCGCCGCCGGCAAACTGGACCTGGCCGAGATCGCCCCCTCCGAGGCCGAGCGGATCACGCTCGCCGGCCAGGACAAGGGCAGCACCCCCCTCCAGGGCCCCGGCGCCACGATCACACCCGCAAAGGCGCTGCGCTCCTGGGCCCGCGCGTACGGCTCCGACGATGACGCCGCCGGCGAGGAGACCCAGGCCCGCAAGAAGCGGCGCAAGGCGATCGCGAAGTACGCGGGCCAGCAGTCGGCCCTGAGCGGTTTCGTGGTCCGCAAGTCCCTCGAACCCATCTACACCCAGCTCGCCCTCAACGGCTCCGGGGGCCCGCTCGCCGACGAACGCGTCCGCCGCGCCGTGGCCCGCGCCCTCGACCGCCAGGAGCTCGCCCAGGTGGTCCTCAAGCCGCTGGGCCTGCCCGCCGTGCCGGTCGGCAGCCACCTCGCCCTCTCCGGCCAGCAGGCGTACGCCGACAACAGCGGCGCCCTCGGCGGCCAGGACACCGCCGCGGCCCAGGCGCTGCTCACCGACGCCGGGTGGGTGCCCGGCGGGCCGGTCACGGAGCAGAAGCCGGACAAGGCGGCCGGGTCCCAGGGCAAGGGGGCCGGCTCCCCGGGCGGCAAGGCGGACTCCGGGGACGGTTCCGGCGACGACGGGCGGTACATCGTCGGCGAGGACAACAAGCCCGGCGAGGCCGACCGGGAGAAGAAGAAGGACCCCAAGGACCACACCGGGCAGCACAAGAACAAGCACTCCGGGCAGCACGCGGACGAGCAGGCCGGCAAGCACCTCGACGGGAAGCAGTACTCCCGCCAGGGCGGGGCACAGGGGGCGTACGCGCCCCAGGGCACGGCCGCCCCGGCGGGCGCCGCGGCCAATGCGCTCGCCAAGGACGGCAAGCCGCTGACGCTCCGCTTCGTCGTGCCCTCCGGCACCGGCTCGGAGCCCCTGCGCGCCGTCGCCGACCGCATCGCGCAGATGCTCCAGCGCATCGGCATCCGTACGGAACTGAACAAGGTCTCGGACGACAGCTACTTCAAGGACCACATCGCCTCGGGCCAGTACGACCTGGCGCTGTACTCGTGGCCCGCCTCCGCCTTCCCGGCCACCGACGCCCGCCCGATCTTCGCCAAGCCGGTGCCGGCCGCCGACGGCTCCCTGAGCGTCGAGCAGAACTACACCCGCGTCGGCACCGACCAGGTCGACCAGCTCTTCGACCAGGCCATTTCCACGCTCGACGAGGACGAGGAGCGCGCCCTCGTCCGCAAGGCCGACGCCCGGATCTGGGCCGCCGCCGGCTCGATTCCGCTCTACCAGCGCCCCCAGCTCACCGCCGCCCGCACCAACCTCGCCAACACCGGCGCCTTCGGTTTCCAGACCCCGATCTACGAGGACATGGGCTTCCTGAAGAAGGGCGCGAACCCTTCGGCGAGCCCCTCCCAGGGCTAG